One Paenibacillus riograndensis SBR5 DNA segment encodes these proteins:
- the helD gene encoding RNA polymerase recycling motor HelD → MEKHDSEWEEEQNRVNGITKLLSAHIRRLSDELGLHRSDVVDMRKDFWEEVTVNFSSPDDLGETSTSLRQQAQILNERERHHLQSSKALKKYRKLVVSPYFGRIDFKETADAEAERIYLGIGSLMEDNGSFLIYDWRAPISSLYYDGAPGPAAYETPGGLVSGTMELKRQFVIDNGTIEVMFDTGVTIGDELLQQVLSHSADDRMKSIVATIQKEQNAIIRNDRSRMLVVQGAAGSGKTSAALQRVAYLLYKYREVLQADQMLLFSPNPLFNSYVSTVLPELGEENMQQTTFQMYLEHRLGQEFELEDVFSQTESLLNAPEGPEAATRRAGITYKSSVAFLDVIRRYVNLLEHEGMLFKPLVFQGRAVVSKEEMQQKFYSFDPGIKLANRIDLMTGWLLKKIAAYSVEEREAQWVEDQIELLDSSDYQRAYNMLRRKGGGRNDSFDDFDMEKTVLARYIVSQRLKPLRGWTKRGRFVDVKGLYSLLFADRELMERLGNGRELPEAWDAICRQTVASLSRNELAYEDATPFLYLKELSQGFRTNTQIRHVIVDEVQDYSPFQLEFMRRLFPRAKMTVLGDLNQAIYAQGEVLGDLGGLVSVYGRENTEVISLTRSYRSTYEIVEFTRSMIPGGEKIVPFNRRGESPLLTVVDNEEGLLGSIEQDVLNLHSMGYHYVAVICKTAEESARVHAKLQNRLPVRLVTKDTPNFQKGTLVLPAYLAKGVEFDAVIIYDGSEAKYGRESERKLFYTACTRAMHLLHIYSLGQPNHFLPAEVRESAAAGVMQR, encoded by the coding sequence ATGGAGAAGCATGATAGCGAGTGGGAAGAAGAGCAGAATCGGGTAAACGGAATTACAAAGCTGCTGTCAGCCCATATCAGACGGCTATCCGATGAGCTTGGTCTTCATCGCAGTGATGTTGTGGATATGCGCAAAGACTTCTGGGAAGAGGTTACAGTGAACTTCAGCAGCCCGGATGATCTTGGAGAAACCTCGACAAGCCTGCGGCAGCAGGCGCAAATTCTGAATGAACGGGAACGCCATCATCTGCAGTCAAGCAAAGCGCTCAAAAAATATAGAAAACTTGTCGTATCGCCTTATTTTGGACGGATTGATTTTAAAGAGACAGCGGATGCAGAAGCAGAACGGATTTATCTGGGCATCGGCTCGCTGATGGAGGATAACGGCTCGTTCCTGATATACGACTGGCGCGCTCCCATCTCAAGCCTGTATTATGACGGGGCTCCGGGTCCGGCAGCCTATGAAACACCAGGCGGGCTTGTCTCCGGCACCATGGAGCTGAAACGCCAATTCGTGATCGATAACGGCACGATTGAGGTCATGTTCGATACAGGTGTCACCATCGGCGACGAACTGCTTCAGCAGGTACTCAGCCACAGTGCGGACGACCGGATGAAAAGTATTGTTGCGACGATCCAAAAGGAGCAGAATGCCATTATCCGCAATGACCGGAGCCGGATGCTGGTCGTGCAGGGTGCAGCAGGCAGCGGGAAAACCTCTGCCGCGCTGCAGCGCGTCGCTTATCTGCTCTACAAATACCGCGAGGTGCTGCAGGCGGACCAAATGCTGCTGTTTTCGCCGAATCCGCTTTTTAACAGCTATGTATCCACTGTACTGCCGGAGCTGGGTGAAGAAAATATGCAGCAGACGACGTTCCAGATGTATCTTGAGCACCGTCTGGGCCAGGAGTTTGAGCTGGAGGATGTTTTCAGCCAGACAGAAAGCCTGCTGAATGCCCCGGAAGGGCCTGAGGCGGCTACGCGGAGAGCAGGAATTACTTACAAGTCATCTGTGGCTTTTTTGGATGTGATCCGGCGTTACGTCAATCTGCTGGAGCATGAGGGGATGCTGTTTAAACCGCTTGTATTTCAAGGCCGGGCAGTCGTCAGTAAAGAAGAAATGCAGCAAAAATTCTACAGCTTTGATCCCGGAATTAAACTGGCGAACCGGATTGATCTGATGACGGGCTGGCTGCTCAAAAAAATCGCTGCATACAGTGTGGAAGAGCGGGAAGCGCAGTGGGTGGAGGACCAGATTGAGCTGCTGGATTCCAGTGACTATCAACGGGCATACAATATGCTCCGCCGCAAGGGCGGGGGCCGGAATGACAGCTTTGATGACTTTGATATGGAGAAAACGGTGCTGGCCCGGTATATTGTCAGCCAGCGTCTGAAGCCGCTGCGCGGCTGGACCAAACGGGGAAGGTTCGTGGATGTGAAGGGGCTGTACAGCCTGCTTTTTGCTGACCGTGAGTTAATGGAGCGCCTGGGCAACGGCCGGGAGCTGCCGGAAGCCTGGGACGCTATCTGCCGCCAGACGGTGGCGTCTTTGAGCCGGAACGAGCTTGCCTATGAAGATGCCACACCTTTTCTCTATCTGAAGGAACTGAGCCAGGGCTTCCGCACCAATACGCAAATCCGTCATGTGATCGTCGATGAGGTGCAGGATTATTCCCCGTTCCAGCTAGAATTCATGCGCCGCCTGTTTCCCCGGGCCAAAATGACGGTGCTTGGTGATCTCAATCAGGCGATTTATGCCCAGGGTGAGGTGCTTGGTGATCTGGGCGGGCTGGTCAGCGTCTACGGCCGGGAGAATACAGAGGTCATCTCCTTGACCCGCAGCTATCGCTCCACCTATGAGATTGTTGAATTTACGCGTTCGATGATTCCCGGCGGGGAAAAGATCGTCCCCTTCAACCGGCGGGGAGAATCACCGCTGCTGACGGTTGTGGACAACGAGGAGGGTCTGCTTGGTTCAATTGAGCAGGATGTGCTGAATCTTCACTCCATGGGCTATCATTACGTGGCGGTAATCTGCAAAACGGCAGAGGAGAGTGCACGGGTCCATGCCAAGCTGCAGAACAGGCTTCCGGTCAGGCTGGTTACGAAGGATACGCCCAATTTTCAAAAAGGGACCCTGGTGCTGCCCGCATATTTGGCCAAGGGCGTGGAGTTTGATGCCGTCATCATTTATGACGGCTCCGAGGCTAAATATGGCCGGGAAAGCGAACGCAAGCTGTTCTATACCGCTTGCACCCGGGCTATGCATCTGCTGCATATTTACAGCCTGGGCCAGCCGAATCATTTTCTGCCCGCCGAAGTCCGCGAGTCGGCAGCTGCCGGAGTTATGCAGCGTTGA
- a CDS encoding MarR family winged helix-turn-helix transcriptional regulator: protein MPLTSPQEFLGFLLGSTHRRISNAFARVLKPYDITPEQWSILLMICDREGINQKEVAAAAAKDQPTTARIVELLQKKGFIHKTMSPTDRRAFQLYATETGKSLIKRTVSLEQQTIAAAVNGLRPEQIEDLRSMLELIYHNTGNTHQE, encoded by the coding sequence ATGCCGCTTACTTCACCCCAGGAGTTCCTCGGATTTCTGCTGGGCTCCACACACCGGAGGATTTCCAATGCATTTGCCCGGGTTCTGAAGCCCTATGACATCACCCCGGAACAATGGTCTATTCTGCTGATGATCTGTGATCGTGAAGGCATTAATCAGAAGGAGGTTGCCGCCGCCGCTGCCAAAGACCAGCCCACTACAGCCAGAATCGTAGAACTGCTGCAGAAGAAAGGCTTCATACACAAGACGATGAGCCCTACCGACCGGCGTGCCTTTCAGCTCTATGCCACAGAGACAGGCAAGTCATTGATTAAGCGTACCGTATCCCTGGAGCAACAGACTATTGCTGCGGCGGTCAATGGACTCCGCCCCGAGCAGATCGAAGACCTCCGCTCCATGCTGGAGCTGATCTACCACAACACCGGAAATACACATCAAGAATAG
- a CDS encoding MFS transporter gives MNHSSERLWTSSFITLTLCNLLLFMGLQMTLSTLPAYAEGTLQASSVQVSLVTSLFALSAIASRLFSGKAMEKGGRNLLIFLGLAVSITAVIGYYWAGSILALLLLRMLFGIGFGMASTAFPTMASDIIPIRRMGEGMGYFGLSTSLAMSAGPLIGLSLLQGPGFGSLLISTAAALVLILPLSYRLTRKLPAHHKEPAAPPVAEIRGGTFRRLFIPCLLNFLLSVSYGGLLGFLALYGAEAHLEHIAYFFLFNAVAIVVVRPLSGKIYDRFGPPALLIPGSLFIVAGLLQLSFASSTAALFPAALCYGIGFGSMQPALQTWMIQSVEPRQRGTANGMFFNSLDLGVAIGTMILGSIALYTSFGVMYRYSALAPVLLLLIYTTLLIAKRYNRQKPAPKNSTSHSVAK, from the coding sequence TTGAATCATTCATCTGAACGACTATGGACATCATCATTTATAACTCTCACCCTTTGCAATCTGCTGCTGTTCATGGGCCTGCAGATGACTCTCTCCACCCTCCCGGCTTATGCCGAAGGAACGCTGCAGGCTTCTTCCGTACAAGTCAGTCTTGTGACCAGCCTGTTTGCACTGAGCGCTATCGCATCCCGGCTGTTCTCCGGCAAAGCGATGGAAAAAGGCGGCCGCAATCTGCTGATCTTCCTGGGTCTGGCCGTTTCCATAACTGCCGTAATCGGCTATTACTGGGCAGGAAGCATTCTTGCACTCCTGCTCCTGCGGATGCTGTTCGGAATAGGCTTCGGCATGGCCAGCACCGCATTTCCGACGATGGCCTCCGACATTATCCCGATCCGCCGGATGGGCGAAGGCATGGGCTACTTCGGCCTGTCCACAAGCCTAGCCATGTCCGCCGGCCCGCTGATCGGACTTAGTCTGCTGCAGGGGCCAGGCTTTGGCTCGCTGCTGATCAGCACTGCTGCAGCACTGGTGCTGATTTTGCCGCTCAGCTACCGCCTGACCAGGAAGCTGCCGGCACACCATAAGGAGCCGGCAGCCCCGCCGGTAGCAGAAATCAGGGGCGGCACCTTCCGGAGATTGTTTATTCCCTGCCTGCTTAACTTTCTGCTGTCTGTCTCCTATGGCGGACTGCTGGGTTTTCTGGCGCTCTACGGTGCCGAGGCCCATCTGGAACACATCGCTTACTTCTTTCTGTTCAATGCTGTAGCGATTGTAGTTGTACGGCCGCTCTCCGGTAAAATTTACGACCGTTTCGGCCCTCCTGCCCTGCTCATTCCGGGGAGTCTCTTCATAGTTGCAGGACTGCTGCAGCTCTCCTTCGCTTCCTCAACGGCTGCACTGTTTCCGGCCGCCCTTTGTTACGGAATCGGCTTCGGTTCGATGCAGCCCGCATTGCAGACCTGGATGATCCAGTCCGTGGAGCCCCGGCAGCGCGGGACGGCGAACGGCATGTTCTTCAACTCGCTGGATCTCGGTGTAGCGATTGGAACCATGATCCTCGGCTCCATTGCACTGTACACCAGCTTTGGCGTCATGTACCGGTATTCAGCACTGGCACCCGTTCTGCTGCTGTTGATATATACAACCCTGCTGATCGCTAAACGTTATAACCGCCAAAAACCTGCGCCAAAAAATTCCACGAGCCACTCTGTGGCCAAATAA
- a CDS encoding macro domain-containing protein produces MPIFINQVAISACQGDITSWQGDMIVNASNSGLFGGGGVDGAIHRAGGPQIAEECAAIRRKQGGILPGEAAVTCAGKLPLLGIIHTVGPIWKGGGAGEIATLARCYLNSLDAACTQGARSIAFPNISTGVYNFPKALACQTALKTVVDYVKERGPGGHPLERIEFICFEKDNADLYEETLKRYSDI; encoded by the coding sequence ATGCCAATCTTCATTAACCAAGTGGCCATTTCCGCCTGTCAAGGGGATATTACGTCCTGGCAGGGGGACATGATTGTGAATGCGTCGAATTCGGGCCTTTTTGGCGGCGGCGGGGTGGACGGTGCGATTCACCGTGCAGGCGGACCGCAGATTGCCGAGGAGTGTGCAGCGATCCGCCGCAAGCAAGGCGGGATTCTGCCCGGTGAAGCAGCCGTTACATGTGCCGGGAAGCTTCCGCTGCTGGGGATCATACATACAGTAGGACCGATTTGGAAAGGGGGAGGCGCTGGTGAAATTGCCACTTTGGCCAGATGCTACCTGAACAGTCTGGATGCTGCATGCACTCAAGGGGCCCGGAGCATTGCTTTTCCGAACATCAGCACGGGAGTTTATAATTTCCCCAAAGCCCTGGCTTGCCAAACGGCGCTAAAGACTGTGGTTGACTACGTTAAGGAACGCGGTCCCGGAGGACACCCGCTAGAGCGGATCGAATTTATCTGTTTTGAGAAGGATAACGCCGATTTATATGAAGAAACACTTAAACGCTATAGTG
- the fsa gene encoding fructose-6-phosphate aldolase: protein MKFFLDTGNIEEIKRITRLGLVDGVTTNPSLIAKEGRLFKDVIKEIVAIVPGPVSAEVIGLKAEEMLKEAYEIAEWAPNVVIKLPMTEDGLEACYELTKKGIKTNVTLIFSAAQGLMAAKAGATYISPFVGRLDDIGVDGMKLISDLKTILTNYGLQSEIIAASIRNIAHVEQAAIAGAHIATIPGSLLPSLWKHPLTDNGIERFLKDWEKVPQA from the coding sequence ATGAAGTTTTTCTTGGATACCGGAAATATTGAGGAAATCAAACGTATTACCCGACTCGGATTAGTGGATGGCGTAACGACAAATCCGTCGCTTATCGCCAAAGAAGGCAGACTTTTCAAAGATGTAATCAAAGAGATCGTCGCCATTGTGCCAGGCCCGGTCAGCGCCGAGGTTATCGGTCTGAAGGCTGAAGAAATGCTGAAGGAAGCTTACGAAATTGCAGAATGGGCACCGAATGTTGTCATCAAGCTGCCAATGACTGAGGATGGTCTGGAGGCTTGTTATGAATTAACCAAAAAAGGCATCAAAACCAACGTTACCCTCATCTTCTCCGCAGCACAGGGTCTGATGGCCGCCAAAGCAGGGGCTACCTATATCAGCCCGTTCGTCGGACGTCTGGATGATATCGGTGTTGACGGCATGAAGCTGATCTCGGATTTGAAGACCATTCTGACCAATTACGGCCTTCAATCGGAAATTATCGCCGCCAGCATCCGCAATATTGCCCATGTAGAGCAGGCAGCCATTGCCGGAGCGCATATCGCAACGATCCCGGGTTCACTCCTGCCTTCTCTGTGGAAGCATCCGCTGACAGACAACGGTATCGAACGTTTCCTGAAAGACTGGGAGAAAGTTCCCCAAGCCTAA